Proteins found in one Maridesulfovibrio sp. genomic segment:
- a CDS encoding AzlD domain-containing protein — MDQQTILYTLFGMMAVTYIPRMLPAMALSSRDLPPIVVKWLSYVPTAVLSALLAPSLLAPEGTIDLSFSNIYLWVALPTFAVAMFTRNFFGTVAIGMGLVAAARYFL, encoded by the coding sequence ATGGACCAGCAGACAATACTTTATACACTTTTCGGTATGATGGCGGTTACTTATATCCCGCGCATGCTTCCGGCAATGGCCCTTAGTTCACGCGACCTGCCACCCATCGTGGTTAAATGGCTTTCCTACGTGCCCACGGCGGTCCTTTCCGCCCTGCTGGCCCCCTCATTGCTCGCTCCAGAAGGAACTATTGATCTTAGCTTCAGCAACATTTATTTATGGGTGGCACTGCCGACCTTTGCCGTAGCTATGTTCACCCGCAATTTCTTCGGCACAGTGGCTATCGGCATGGGTTTGGTTGCCGCAGCACGCTATTTTTTATAA
- a CDS encoding AzlC family ABC transporter permease, with amino-acid sequence MESVMNSQKIKPKDSLAAAFKQALPIVLGYLPVGFAYGVLARKSGLSIDNTVLMSLIVFAGSAQFIAVSLIASGASSLTVILTTFIVNLRHMLMSAALSPYLKKWSKMELAGFTFQLTDESFAVHSTRFANGDMHKGETFLINSIAQLAWVGGTVLGIFSSTLISDVKPMGLDYALPAMFIALLIFQIKDKSHVVVGIITGLLSTALTLTGAGQWNVIIATLIGATLGAALKWGNK; translated from the coding sequence GTGGAATCGGTCATGAATTCCCAAAAAATAAAACCAAAAGATTCGCTGGCAGCGGCATTCAAACAGGCTCTGCCCATCGTACTGGGCTATCTGCCTGTGGGCTTCGCCTACGGGGTGCTGGCCCGTAAATCTGGTCTTTCCATAGATAACACCGTGCTCATGTCGCTGATAGTCTTTGCGGGGTCAGCTCAATTTATCGCGGTTAGCCTTATCGCGTCCGGCGCATCTTCCCTTACGGTGATTCTCACCACCTTCATCGTCAACCTGCGACATATGCTCATGTCCGCGGCTCTTTCCCCGTATCTTAAAAAATGGAGCAAAATGGAACTGGCCGGATTCACTTTCCAGCTTACGGACGAAAGTTTTGCCGTACATTCCACCAGATTTGCCAACGGCGACATGCACAAGGGCGAGACTTTTCTGATCAATTCAATCGCGCAACTTGCTTGGGTTGGCGGAACCGTTCTGGGCATTTTCTCAAGCACGCTCATAAGCGACGTAAAGCCAATGGGTCTCGATTACGCACTGCCGGCAATGTTCATTGCCCTGCTGATCTTTCAGATCAAGGATAAGAGCCACGTCGTTGTCGGAATAATTACCGGGCTTTTGTCAACCGCATTGACTTTGACCGGGGCCGGGCAGTGGAATGTAATCATCGCCACCCTGATCGGGGCGACCCTTGGCGCGGCATTAAAATGGGGGAATAAATAA
- a CDS encoding PLP-dependent aminotransferase family protein, which translates to MNLDSSDSQYRYKKVEQELSKHIEAGDLVPGDKLPSLRQMSKTLKVSISTVSHAYEELEKRGLIESRPRSGYYVRSEFRTIPTPQITTIQKLEPHLVTKNKLIRTALETVGNKNLLPLGVVCPNAELLPTRQLSKIMTSVIRDNPYDTASYEMIPGNLDLRRQIAFRSVDCGSNVTAGELVITTGAMEALYISLRTLTRPGDLVLIQSPSYYCFLQLVENLGLRAIEIPSCPDKGINPDRVAEIVRTFDIKACIFSPNFNNPDGSLTSNDRKRKIVKILADHKVPLVEDDVYGEIYFGDSRPRTFKSYDRSGGVLLCSSFSKTIAPGYRVGWLAPGRYLEKALEIKATTNVSCVAVTQMAIARYLRETLYDRHLKKLRAAMKDQMQKMRAEIGLAFPEGSKVTSPKGGSVLWVELPEGKDGVELFFKAREEGIGIVPGTVFSPQDVFSNYIRLSSGALWSAEIQAGVRRLGELAAQ; encoded by the coding sequence ATGAATCTGGACAGTTCAGACAGTCAGTACAGATACAAAAAAGTGGAGCAGGAACTTTCAAAACATATTGAAGCCGGGGATCTTGTGCCCGGTGATAAGCTACCGTCCCTGCGTCAGATGAGCAAAACCCTCAAAGTCTCCATTTCAACTGTTTCCCACGCTTACGAAGAGCTTGAAAAACGCGGTCTGATCGAGTCTCGGCCCCGCTCCGGATACTACGTGCGCAGTGAATTTAGAACTATTCCCACCCCGCAGATTACGACCATCCAGAAGCTTGAACCACATCTGGTTACCAAGAACAAGCTGATTCGGACCGCCCTTGAAACAGTGGGGAATAAAAACCTGCTTCCGTTGGGTGTGGTTTGTCCAAATGCAGAGCTGCTGCCGACCCGGCAACTGAGCAAGATCATGACCAGTGTTATCCGGGATAATCCCTATGATACCGCCAGCTATGAAATGATACCCGGCAACCTCGACCTGCGCAGGCAGATAGCATTCCGTTCAGTGGATTGCGGGTCGAACGTTACCGCCGGTGAATTGGTCATTACTACCGGAGCCATGGAGGCCTTGTATATTTCCCTTCGCACTCTGACCCGCCCCGGTGATCTGGTACTTATCCAGTCGCCGTCCTATTACTGCTTTCTACAATTGGTGGAAAATCTGGGACTGCGGGCAATTGAAATCCCTTCCTGCCCGGACAAGGGCATAAACCCGGACCGGGTTGCTGAAATTGTCCGTACTTTTGACATCAAGGCTTGTATCTTCTCTCCTAATTTCAATAATCCAGACGGTAGCCTGACTTCTAATGACCGCAAACGCAAGATTGTTAAAATCCTAGCGGACCACAAGGTGCCGCTGGTAGAGGATGATGTCTACGGGGAGATCTATTTCGGTGATTCCCGGCCCCGCACCTTCAAATCTTATGACCGATCCGGCGGGGTGCTGCTTTGTTCATCTTTCTCAAAGACCATTGCCCCCGGATACCGGGTCGGCTGGTTGGCACCGGGCCGATATCTGGAAAAGGCCCTCGAGATCAAAGCCACGACCAATGTTTCCTGTGTAGCCGTCACTCAGATGGCCATCGCCCGTTACCTGCGCGAAACTCTTTATGACCGTCATCTTAAGAAGCTGCGTGCGGCCATGAAGGACCAGATGCAGAAGATGCGTGCAGAGATTGGGCTCGCTTTCCCTGAAGGCTCCAAGGTAACCAGTCCTAAGGGCGGCTCGGTTCTTTGGGTGGAGCTGCCTGAAGGAAAAGACGGGGTTGAACTTTTTTTCAAGGCCCGTGAAGAAGGTATCGGAATAGTGCCCGGAACAGTTTTTTCTCCGCAGGATGTTTTTTCAAACTACATCCGCCTTTCCAGCGGAGCACTCTGGAGTGCTGAGATTCAGGCCGGAGTACGCCGTTTAGGAGAGCTGGCAGCGCAATGA